A stretch of the Luteimonas sp. JM171 genome encodes the following:
- a CDS encoding ATP-binding protein, translating to MSAGTVGVQGWLTRRQGQAPADRLRARMLAALLVFMGLYHPLALVLSGWLTPWMRNPADAAPVVTVTVLIWACYLLLRRGYFNIAASIFPAVSLAAVGWYYLHWGLAMQTGTQLISLLPPLLGALLLGRWVVWLCGAVLVAIILGSGWTDIARQFYDPSVLRSTVLVAARFAAAAVAAALLLDRAAALLDGYGRELAERNRQLARTRDRLQLEMEERERARRQLLHAQKVEATGWLASGIAHDFNHLLGLVLGYAQRGRQEQDVRQLHAMFEGVESAARRAAAASRRLLDFSRMEAPHPEVFDAAGLVDGLRPMLRHLFPETVEVRVDLPAQEQPVFFDPQQLELVLLNLASNAAEAMPGGGIFTLGVAAHGVDRVEIRASDTGRGMTAEEVARASEPFYTTKPAGQGTGLGLAIASDLAKRAGGELLIESAPGQGTTVTVRLPRRGAAG from the coding sequence ATGAGCGCAGGAACGGTTGGCGTGCAGGGGTGGCTCACCCGGCGCCAGGGCCAGGCGCCCGCCGACAGGCTCCGCGCACGCATGCTGGCGGCGCTGCTGGTCTTCATGGGCCTGTACCACCCGCTCGCGCTGGTCCTGTCCGGCTGGCTGACGCCGTGGATGCGGAATCCGGCCGACGCGGCCCCGGTGGTCACCGTCACGGTGCTGATCTGGGCCTGCTACCTCCTGCTGCGGCGAGGATATTTCAACATCGCGGCGTCGATCTTCCCGGCCGTCTCGCTGGCCGCAGTGGGGTGGTACTACCTGCACTGGGGGCTGGCGATGCAGACCGGCACCCAGCTGATCAGCCTCCTGCCGCCGCTGCTGGGCGCGCTGTTGCTGGGAAGGTGGGTGGTGTGGCTGTGCGGGGCCGTGCTGGTGGCGATCATCCTCGGATCAGGCTGGACCGACATCGCGCGGCAGTTCTACGACCCGAGCGTGCTGCGCTCGACGGTCCTGGTCGCCGCACGCTTCGCGGCCGCGGCGGTGGCGGCCGCGCTGCTGCTGGACCGCGCCGCCGCGCTGCTGGACGGCTATGGCCGTGAACTGGCCGAACGCAACCGGCAGCTGGCGCGGACCCGCGACCGCCTGCAGCTGGAGATGGAGGAACGCGAGCGCGCTCGCCGCCAGCTGCTGCACGCGCAGAAGGTCGAAGCCACCGGCTGGCTGGCCAGCGGCATCGCGCATGATTTCAACCACCTGCTCGGCCTGGTGCTGGGCTATGCCCAGCGCGGCCGCCAGGAGCAGGACGTGCGGCAGCTGCACGCCATGTTCGAGGGCGTGGAGTCGGCGGCCCGGCGCGCGGCGGCGGCCAGCCGCAGGCTGCTCGACTTCAGCCGCATGGAGGCGCCGCATCCGGAGGTGTTTGACGCCGCCGGCCTGGTGGATGGGCTCCGGCCGATGCTGCGGCACCTGTTCCCGGAGACCGTGGAAGTGCGGGTCGACCTGCCGGCGCAGGAGCAGCCGGTGTTCTTCGACCCCCAGCAGCTCGAGCTGGTACTGCTCAACCTGGCATCCAACGCCGCCGAGGCGATGCCGGGTGGTGGGATCTTCACCCTGGGCGTGGCCGCGCACGGCGTCGACCGGGTCGAGATCCGGGCCAGCGATACCGGGCGCGGGATGACCGCCGAAGAGGTGGCCCGGGCGAGTGAACCGTTTTACACCACCAAGCCGGCCGGCCAGGGCACGGGCCTGGGCCTGGCGATTGCGTCCGACCTCGCCAAGCGCGCGGGCGGTGAGCTGCTCATCGAAAGTGCGCCCGGCCAGGGCACCACGGTCACCGTGCGCCTGCCCCGGCGCGGCGCGGCCGGCTGA
- the glyS gene encoding glycine--tRNA ligase subunit beta, protein MANDMQPLLIELGTEELPVKALPGLAQAFFDGVLAALDKRGIAVERADARPLYTPRRIAVLLPGVAPAQPEQKSEVLGPYLNIALDADGQPTRALEGFAAKAGVEWTALERTSDKRGERFVHRSASPGESTAALLPQVVAEAIDAMPIPKPMRWGDHDHAFARPVLWLVALLGEEVVDMEAVGVRAGRESRGHRFMHSGPVPLARPGDYVDAMRDARVLVDPDERRARIVEEVNAAAAPHGSARIDEDNLEQVNCLVEWPVAVACSFDPAFLAVPPEALVATMEANQKFFPVLGEDGRLLEHFIGIANIASKDEAQVRLGYERVIRPRFADAQFFFTEDIRQGLASMNAGLGAVTYQASLGSVADKVARVAALAEAIARSAGVDPALAARAASLSKADLQSRLVGEFPELQGIAGRYYALQDPALDDLAVEARTAVANAIDEAYAPRHAGDDIALSPLGKVLAIAERADTLAGGFAAGLRPTGNKDPFALRRNALGLARTVIESALELDLGALLGRARALALDAMVASAEAALAAASGDKDRERAQKRLDDALADRAADPQAGIDALYDFILDRLKGYYADRGVPAQHFAAVAALRPRSLHDFNRRIAAIGSFAELPEAEALAAADKRIRNILRKADGDVPGTVDPALLSEPAELALAEAVEAVHGDTAPPLASGDYVDVLARLARLRPQVDAFFDAVMVNAEDPAVRGNRLALLQRLAGRLGSVAAIEHLSV, encoded by the coding sequence ATGGCGAACGACATGCAGCCGCTGCTGATCGAGCTGGGCACCGAGGAGCTGCCGGTCAAGGCCCTGCCCGGCCTGGCGCAGGCATTCTTCGACGGCGTGCTGGCGGCGCTGGACAAGCGGGGCATCGCGGTGGAACGCGCTGACGCCAGGCCGCTGTATACGCCGCGGCGCATTGCCGTGCTGCTGCCCGGCGTGGCGCCAGCACAGCCGGAGCAGAAGTCCGAGGTGCTGGGGCCCTACCTCAACATCGCCCTGGACGCCGACGGCCAGCCCACCAGGGCGCTGGAAGGTTTCGCGGCCAAGGCCGGCGTGGAGTGGACCGCGCTGGAGCGCACCAGCGACAAGCGCGGGGAGCGCTTCGTGCACCGCTCTGCCAGCCCCGGGGAAAGCACCGCTGCGCTGCTGCCGCAGGTGGTCGCCGAGGCGATCGACGCGATGCCCATCCCCAAGCCGATGCGCTGGGGCGACCACGACCACGCGTTCGCGCGGCCGGTGCTCTGGCTGGTGGCACTGCTGGGCGAAGAGGTGGTGGACATGGAGGCCGTGGGCGTGCGCGCCGGCCGCGAAAGCCGCGGTCACCGGTTCATGCATTCCGGGCCGGTGCCGCTGGCGCGGCCGGGGGATTACGTCGATGCGATGCGCGACGCCCGGGTGCTGGTGGACCCGGACGAGCGCCGTGCGCGCATCGTCGAGGAAGTCAACGCCGCGGCCGCGCCGCACGGTTCGGCCCGCATCGACGAGGACAACCTGGAACAGGTGAACTGCCTGGTGGAGTGGCCGGTGGCCGTCGCCTGCTCGTTTGACCCGGCCTTCCTCGCGGTGCCGCCCGAGGCGCTGGTGGCCACCATGGAGGCCAACCAGAAGTTCTTCCCGGTGCTGGGCGAAGACGGGCGCCTGCTTGAGCACTTCATCGGCATCGCCAACATCGCCTCGAAGGACGAGGCGCAGGTGCGCCTGGGCTACGAGCGCGTGATCCGCCCCCGGTTTGCCGACGCCCAGTTCTTCTTCACCGAGGACATCCGCCAGGGCCTTGCGTCGATGAACGCCGGGCTGGGCGCGGTGACCTACCAGGCATCGCTGGGCTCGGTGGCCGACAAGGTGGCGCGGGTGGCGGCGCTCGCCGAAGCCATCGCGCGTTCGGCGGGCGTCGATCCGGCGCTGGCCGCGCGCGCGGCCAGCCTGTCCAAGGCCGACCTGCAGTCGCGCCTGGTCGGCGAGTTCCCCGAGCTGCAGGGCATCGCAGGGCGCTATTACGCGCTGCAGGACCCGGCCCTGGACGACCTGGCGGTGGAGGCGCGCACCGCCGTGGCCAACGCCATCGACGAGGCCTATGCGCCGCGCCACGCGGGCGACGACATCGCGCTCTCGCCCCTGGGCAAGGTGCTGGCCATCGCCGAGCGCGCCGACACCCTGGCCGGCGGGTTCGCCGCCGGGCTCAGGCCCACCGGCAACAAGGATCCCTTCGCCCTGCGCCGCAATGCGCTGGGCCTGGCCCGCACGGTGATCGAAAGCGCGCTGGAGCTCGACCTGGGCGCGCTGCTCGGGCGCGCCCGCGCCCTGGCCCTGGATGCGATGGTGGCGTCCGCCGAAGCCGCCCTGGCCGCCGCCAGCGGCGACAAGGACCGCGAACGCGCGCAGAAACGGCTCGACGACGCACTGGCCGATCGCGCAGCCGACCCGCAGGCGGGCATCGACGCCCTGTACGACTTCATCCTCGACCGGCTCAAGGGCTACTACGCCGACCGCGGGGTCCCGGCCCAGCATTTCGCGGCGGTGGCCGCGCTGCGGCCGCGGTCGCTGCACGACTTCAACCGCCGCATCGCGGCCATCGGCTCCTTCGCCGAACTGCCCGAGGCCGAGGCCCTGGCCGCGGCCGACAAGCGCATCCGCAACATCCTGCGCAAGGCCGACGGCGACGTGCCGGGCACGGTGGATCCGGCCCTGCTCAGCGAGCCGGCCGAGCTGGCATTGGCCGAAGCGGTGGAAGCGGTGCATGGCGACACCGCGCCGCCGCTGGCCAGCGGCGACTACGTCGACGTGCTTGCCCGCCTGGCGCGCCTGCGCCCGCAGGTGGACGCATTCTTCGACGCGGTGATGGTCAACGCCGAGGATCCGGCCGTGCGCGGCAACCGCCTGGCGCTGCTGCAGCGCCTCGCCGGGCGCCTGGGCAGCGTGGCGGCCATCGAGCACCTGTCCGTCTGA
- the glyQ gene encoding glycine--tRNA ligase subunit alpha, producing the protein MSGPTFQDLIQRLNAYWAGHGCVLVQPLDLEVGAGTFHPATFLRAIGPEPWNAAYVQPCRRPTDGRYGENPNRLQRYYQYQVVMKPSPDDIVELYFGSLRELGVDPLVHDLRLVEDNWESPTLGAWGLGWEVWLNGMEVTQFTWFQQAGGLECRPVMGEITYGLERLCMYLQGVDDVFDLVWTHGPDGTPVTYRDVYHQNEVEQSTYNFEVADVPELLHRFDACEAEALKLVDLALPLPAYEQVMKASHSFNMLDARRAISVTERQRYILRVRRLAQGVAQAYFAQREKLGFPGLKQAGREAA; encoded by the coding sequence ATGAGCGGCCCGACCTTCCAGGACCTGATCCAGCGCCTCAACGCCTATTGGGCCGGGCACGGCTGCGTGCTGGTGCAGCCGCTGGACCTGGAGGTGGGCGCGGGCACCTTCCATCCGGCCACGTTCCTGCGCGCGATCGGCCCCGAGCCGTGGAACGCCGCCTACGTGCAGCCCTGCCGCCGCCCCACCGACGGCCGCTACGGCGAGAACCCCAACCGCCTGCAGCGCTACTACCAGTACCAGGTGGTGATGAAGCCCAGCCCCGACGACATCGTCGAGCTGTACTTCGGCTCGCTCAGGGAGCTGGGCGTGGACCCGCTCGTGCACGACCTGCGGCTGGTCGAGGACAACTGGGAATCGCCCACCCTGGGCGCCTGGGGCCTGGGCTGGGAAGTCTGGCTCAACGGCATGGAGGTGACCCAGTTCACCTGGTTCCAGCAGGCCGGCGGGCTGGAATGCCGGCCGGTGATGGGCGAGATCACCTACGGCCTGGAGCGCCTGTGCATGTACCTGCAGGGCGTGGACGACGTGTTCGACCTGGTCTGGACCCACGGCCCCGACGGCACCCCGGTGACCTACCGCGACGTCTACCACCAGAACGAGGTGGAGCAGAGCACCTACAACTTCGAGGTCGCCGACGTGCCGGAGCTGCTGCACCGGTTCGACGCCTGCGAGGCCGAGGCGCTCAAGCTGGTGGACCTGGCGCTGCCGCTGCCGGCCTACGAGCAGGTGATGAAGGCCAGCCACAGCTTCAACATGCTTGATGCCCGCCGCGCGATCAGCGTCACCGAGCGCCAGCGCTACATCCTGCGCGTGCGCCGGCTGGCCCAGGGCGTGGCGCAGGCCTACTTCGCCCAGCGCGAAAAGCTCGGCTTCCCGGGCCTTAAGCAGGCCGGCAGGGAGGCCGCGTGA
- a CDS encoding GspE/PulE family protein, which produces MLSQADAARATASARQGQASESVHPLVLLANLKLASARVPGTELGLEQLTEWLAGEVGHPYRRIDPTRLDVAGVTDLVSHAYARRHRILPLEVLPDRAVVATSEPLALDWLGDVQRMLRREIDLVVASPLDLHRYTMEFYGVTRSIRGAKDTREGDGGGHAPSFEQLVELGRSGDVNADDHHIVHIVDWLLQYAYEQRASDIHLEPRRELGRVRFRIDGVLHKVFEMPPPVMTAVVSRIKVLGRMDLAERRRPQDGRIKTRSPGGREVEMRLSTMPTAFGEKCVMRIFDPDTAFKPIDQLGFDAGEAATWNALVQQPHGIILVTGPTGSGKTTTLYSTLRTLATPDVNVCTVEDPIEMVASELNQSQVHHGIDFGFAQGVRTLLRQDPDIIMIGEIRDLDTAQMAVQASLTGHLVLSTLHTNDAPSAVTRLLDLGLPHYLIASTLTGVLAQRLVRTLCPHCKRPQAVEAGGWEALLGANAPIPEGETMGPVGCLECRKTGYLGRVGLYELMPITPALRKLVRPDMELAEFSRAAQSGGLRTLRAAGAAKVAQGLTTIEEVLTVLPPRD; this is translated from the coding sequence ATGCTTTCCCAGGCGGATGCCGCGCGCGCCACGGCGTCGGCGCGGCAGGGCCAGGCCAGCGAATCGGTGCATCCGCTGGTGCTGCTGGCCAACCTCAAGCTCGCCTCGGCGCGGGTGCCCGGCACGGAGCTGGGCCTGGAGCAGCTGACCGAGTGGCTTGCGGGCGAAGTCGGGCATCCCTACCGCCGCATCGACCCGACGCGCCTGGACGTGGCCGGCGTGACCGACCTGGTCTCCCACGCCTATGCCCGCCGCCACCGGATCCTGCCGCTGGAGGTGTTGCCGGACCGGGCCGTGGTGGCCACCAGCGAGCCGCTGGCGCTGGACTGGCTGGGCGACGTGCAGCGCATGCTCCGCCGCGAGATCGACCTGGTGGTGGCCAGCCCGCTGGACCTGCACCGCTACACCATGGAGTTCTATGGGGTCACCCGTTCGATCCGCGGCGCGAAAGATACCCGCGAGGGCGACGGCGGCGGCCATGCGCCCAGCTTCGAGCAGCTGGTGGAGCTGGGCCGCTCGGGCGACGTCAATGCCGACGACCACCACATCGTCCACATCGTCGACTGGCTGCTGCAGTACGCCTACGAGCAGCGCGCCTCGGACATCCACCTGGAGCCGCGGCGCGAGCTGGGGCGGGTGCGCTTCCGCATCGACGGCGTGCTGCACAAGGTGTTCGAGATGCCGCCGCCGGTGATGACCGCGGTGGTCTCGCGCATCAAGGTGCTCGGGCGCATGGACCTGGCCGAGCGCCGGCGGCCGCAGGACGGGCGCATCAAGACCCGATCCCCGGGTGGGCGCGAGGTGGAGATGCGGCTGTCGACCATGCCCACCGCCTTCGGCGAGAAGTGCGTGATGCGGATCTTCGACCCGGACACCGCGTTCAAGCCGATCGACCAGCTCGGCTTCGACGCCGGGGAGGCGGCGACCTGGAACGCGCTGGTGCAGCAGCCGCACGGCATCATCCTGGTGACCGGGCCGACCGGATCGGGCAAGACGACGACGCTGTACTCGACCCTGCGCACGCTGGCCACGCCCGACGTCAACGTGTGCACGGTGGAAGATCCGATCGAGATGGTCGCTTCCGAGCTCAACCAGAGCCAGGTGCACCACGGCATTGACTTCGGGTTTGCGCAGGGCGTGCGCACCCTGCTGCGCCAGGACCCGGACATCATCATGATCGGCGAGATCCGCGACCTGGATACCGCGCAAATGGCGGTGCAGGCCTCGCTCACCGGGCACCTGGTGCTCTCGACCCTGCACACCAACGACGCGCCCTCGGCGGTGACGCGCCTGCTCGACCTGGGCCTGCCGCACTACCTGATCGCATCCACGCTCACCGGCGTGCTGGCCCAGCGCCTGGTGCGCACCCTGTGCCCGCACTGCAAGCGGCCGCAGGCCGTGGAGGCCGGCGGCTGGGAAGCGCTGCTGGGCGCCAATGCGCCGATACCCGAAGGCGAAACGATGGGGCCGGTGGGCTGCTTGGAATGCCGCAAGACCGGTTACCTGGGCCGCGTGGGCCTGTACGAGCTGATGCCGATCACGCCCGCGCTGCGCAAGCTGGTGCGGCCGGACATGGAGCTGGCGGAATTCTCCCGCGCCGCGCAGTCCGGCGGCCTGCGCACCCTGCGGGCCGCCGGGGCCGCCAAGGTCGCCCAGGGCCTGACCACCATCGAGGAAGTCCTCACCGTCCTTCCGCCTCGCGACTAG
- a CDS encoding glutamine amidotransferase yields the protein MQSTSRPVLIIAAGRPVQELRRHGGFDRWIRVAAGLRRDEVEVADVESGESLPDHDRYCGAIVSGSAAMVTDRLDWSERTAGWLKEAAHAGLPLLGICYGHQLLAHALGGEAGDNPDGRCMGTIEVELHAAAARDRLFSGLPQRFAAHATHMQIALRLPDEAVALAQATHDPFHAFRWRDNAWGVQFHPEFSAAHMRGYLRARADVLRAEGQDPQALLRAVRPAPVARRVLRRFARLARTLADPPGTNGVDR from the coding sequence ATGCAGTCCACTTCGCGACCTGTCTTGATCATTGCCGCCGGCCGCCCGGTGCAAGAGCTGCGCCGCCACGGCGGCTTCGACCGCTGGATCCGGGTTGCCGCCGGCTTGCGGCGCGATGAAGTTGAGGTGGCGGATGTGGAATCCGGCGAATCCCTGCCGGACCACGACCGGTATTGCGGCGCGATCGTCAGCGGCTCGGCGGCCATGGTCACCGACCGCCTGGACTGGAGCGAGCGCACCGCCGGGTGGCTGAAGGAGGCGGCCCACGCCGGATTGCCGCTGCTGGGGATCTGCTACGGCCACCAGCTGCTCGCGCACGCCCTGGGCGGCGAGGCCGGCGACAACCCGGATGGCCGCTGCATGGGCACGATCGAGGTCGAGCTGCATGCCGCCGCCGCCCGGGACAGGCTCTTCAGCGGCCTGCCGCAGCGCTTCGCCGCGCACGCCACCCACATGCAGATCGCGCTGCGACTTCCGGACGAGGCCGTCGCGCTCGCCCAGGCCACCCACGATCCGTTCCACGCCTTCCGCTGGCGCGACAACGCCTGGGGCGTGCAGTTCCATCCCGAGTTCAGCGCAGCCCACATGCGCGGCTACCTCCGCGCCCGCGCCGATGTGCTGCGCGCCGAAGGCCAGGATCCCCAGGCGCTGCTGCGCGCGGTTCGGCCCGCCCCGGTGGCGCGGCGGGTGCTGCGGCGGTTCGCGCGGCTGGCGCGTACACTTGCCGATCCTCCAGGGACCAACGGGGTCGATCGATGA
- a CDS encoding BPSS1780 family membrane protein, with product MNQPGKLRAGAGAEWLLGGFGVLRKQPLALGLVGLVFAIVSLLPLLFAAVPMLSLLGQLVVVVLTPILFGGMVHAVREVDQGRPAHPGQLLQGIREGKAMALVAQLLPQFAAGLVVIVLLVVMVGPTALQGMMAAVEQSQGGANPDPAMFDGFPFGAFALWMLLALVVGLFAYMFTFLFPAQVMFDGTPPLEAMKRSFRACIANMGAFLVFIVMFMLVAIGIMIAAQIVGMIIGIFAGALVASLVAQLLMMAVLMPVLMGAVYFAWRQMIGGSAREAGIQPPPASGIEV from the coding sequence ATGAATCAACCAGGCAAGTTGCGGGCGGGCGCGGGTGCGGAATGGCTGTTGGGCGGCTTCGGCGTGCTCAGGAAGCAGCCGCTTGCGCTGGGCCTGGTGGGGCTGGTGTTCGCGATCGTTTCATTGTTGCCGCTGCTGTTCGCGGCGGTGCCGATGCTGTCGCTGCTGGGCCAGCTGGTGGTGGTGGTGCTCACGCCGATCCTGTTTGGCGGCATGGTGCACGCCGTGCGGGAGGTGGACCAGGGCCGTCCGGCGCATCCCGGCCAGCTGCTGCAGGGCATCCGCGAAGGCAAGGCCATGGCGCTGGTGGCCCAGCTGCTGCCACAGTTCGCCGCCGGGCTGGTGGTGATCGTGCTGCTGGTGGTGATGGTCGGCCCGACCGCGCTGCAGGGCATGATGGCGGCGGTGGAGCAAAGCCAGGGCGGGGCCAACCCGGACCCGGCGATGTTCGACGGCTTCCCGTTCGGCGCCTTCGCGCTGTGGATGCTGCTGGCGCTGGTGGTGGGCCTGTTCGCCTACATGTTCACCTTCCTGTTCCCGGCCCAGGTGATGTTCGACGGCACGCCGCCGCTGGAGGCGATGAAGCGCAGCTTCCGCGCCTGCATCGCCAATATGGGCGCGTTCCTGGTGTTCATCGTGATGTTCATGCTGGTGGCCATCGGGATCATGATCGCCGCCCAGATCGTGGGCATGATCATCGGCATCTTCGCCGGCGCGCTGGTGGCTTCGCTGGTGGCCCAGCTGCTGATGATGGCGGTGCTGATGCCGGTGCTGATGGGCGCGGTGTATTTCGCCTGGCGGCAGATGATCGGCGGCAGCGCGCGTGAGGCCGGCATCCAGCCGCCGCCGGCCTCCGGCATCGAGGTCTGA
- the tatC gene encoding twin-arginine translocase subunit TatC produces the protein MAMDAENAGEATLIEHLVELRTRLLRAVAGLMVVFLGLLPFANRLYGWLARPLLEKMPEGAHLIAVEVASPFFAPLKLAFFIALVVTMPWLLYQLWAFVAPGLYRREKRLAMPLLVSAVMLFYAGCAFSFYLVLPVVFGFLTAVTPEGVAMMTDIHAYLNFVMVIFLAFGISFQMPVALVILTLLGWVTPQQLKEWRGYAIVGVFVLAAIVTPPDVISQLMLAIPMILLYEAGIIASQILGPRREAGDDEPAAP, from the coding sequence ATGGCGATGGACGCTGAGAACGCCGGCGAGGCCACCCTGATCGAACACCTGGTGGAGCTGCGCACCCGCCTGCTGCGCGCGGTCGCCGGGCTGATGGTGGTGTTCCTGGGGCTGCTGCCGTTTGCCAACCGGCTCTATGGCTGGCTGGCCCGGCCGCTGCTGGAGAAGATGCCCGAGGGCGCGCACCTGATCGCGGTGGAAGTGGCCTCGCCGTTCTTCGCTCCGCTCAAGCTGGCGTTCTTCATTGCCCTGGTGGTCACCATGCCGTGGCTGCTCTACCAGCTGTGGGCCTTCGTGGCGCCGGGCCTGTACCGGCGCGAGAAGCGGCTGGCAATGCCCCTGCTGGTGTCGGCGGTGATGCTCTTCTACGCCGGCTGCGCGTTCTCGTTCTACCTGGTGCTGCCGGTGGTGTTCGGCTTCCTCACCGCGGTCACGCCCGAAGGCGTGGCGATGATGACCGACATCCACGCCTACCTGAACTTCGTGATGGTGATCTTCCTGGCGTTCGGCATCAGCTTCCAGATGCCGGTCGCGCTGGTGATCCTGACCCTGCTGGGCTGGGTCACCCCGCAGCAGCTGAAGGAGTGGCGCGGCTACGCAATCGTCGGGGTGTTCGTGCTGGCGGCCATCGTTACCCCGCCGGACGTGATCTCGCAGCTGATGCTGGCGATCCCGATGATCCTGCTCTACGAGGCCGGCATCATCGCCTCGCAGATCCTCGGTCCCCGGCGCGAAGCCGGGGACGACGAGCCCGCCGCGCCGTAG
- the tatA gene encoding Sec-independent protein translocase subunit TatA, whose product MGTFSIWHWIIVLVVVLLVFGTKRLRGAGRDLGEAIKGFKKGMSDADEDKPAGRLEDQQREADPHRDAKQNEDARR is encoded by the coding sequence ATGGGCACTTTCAGCATCTGGCATTGGATCATCGTGCTGGTGGTCGTGCTCCTCGTCTTCGGCACCAAGCGCCTGCGCGGCGCCGGGCGCGACCTGGGCGAGGCCATCAAGGGCTTCAAGAAGGGCATGAGCGACGCCGACGAGGACAAGCCGGCAGGCCGCCTCGAGGACCAGCAGCGCGAGGCCGACCCCCATCGGGACGCGAAGCAGAACGAAGACGCGCGGCGCTGA
- a CDS encoding lipid-binding SYLF domain-containing protein, with amino-acid sequence MPLSLARTRLVALALTAIAALALSANAAAGPREDARARNAVRVLMEIQEIPESAIPNKLLDEARAIVVVPDTVKAGLVIGGRRGHGLMSVKRPDGTWSSPAFLRLTGGSIGLQAGVQSADVVMVFRNDRSLDSIVNGKLTLGADVGVAAGPLGRHAATATDGQLQAEIWSWSRARGLFAGVALDGAVLSIDDAANQAVYGQGTTPRMIFEGRTAQQPSDAVVDFRDRLEEATAIARAERGTEQQVPVAQPAPVPAAAPRDGAQAGDPQQSATAVGTRPLSPPPAQDEALPQPFEPVREGEIRSEPLDEGI; translated from the coding sequence ATGCCCCTGTCCCTTGCCCGCACGCGCCTGGTGGCGCTCGCACTCACCGCCATCGCAGCGCTGGCCCTGTCCGCCAATGCCGCTGCCGGCCCGCGCGAGGATGCGCGCGCGCGCAACGCGGTGCGGGTGCTGATGGAAATCCAGGAGATTCCCGAGAGCGCGATCCCCAACAAGCTGCTCGACGAGGCGCGGGCCATCGTGGTGGTGCCCGATACGGTCAAGGCCGGGCTGGTCATCGGCGGCCGCCGCGGCCACGGCCTGATGTCGGTCAAGCGCCCCGACGGCACCTGGTCGTCGCCGGCGTTCCTGCGCCTGACCGGCGGCAGCATCGGGCTGCAGGCGGGCGTGCAGTCGGCCGACGTGGTGATGGTATTCCGCAACGACCGCAGCCTGGACAGCATCGTCAACGGCAAGCTGACCCTGGGCGCCGACGTGGGCGTGGCCGCGGGCCCCCTGGGGCGCCATGCGGCCACGGCCACCGATGGCCAGCTGCAGGCGGAGATCTGGTCGTGGTCGCGGGCGCGCGGGCTGTTCGCGGGCGTGGCCCTGGACGGCGCGGTGCTCAGCATTGACGACGCCGCCAACCAGGCCGTGTACGGCCAGGGCACCACGCCACGCATGATCTTCGAGGGCCGCACGGCCCAGCAGCCCTCGGATGCAGTGGTGGATTTCCGCGACCGGCTGGAAGAGGCCACCGCCATCGCCCGCGCCGAGCGCGGCACGGAACAGCAGGTCCCGGTGGCGCAGCCCGCGCCTGTCCCGGCGGCCGCGCCCCGGGATGGCGCACAGGCGGGCGACCCCCAGCAGAGCGCGACCGCGGTGGGCACCCGCCCGCTGTCGCCACCGCCCGCGCAGGATGAGGCGCTCCCGCAGCCGTTCGAACCGGTTCGCGAAGGCGAGATCCGCAGCGAGCCGCTGGACGAGGGAATCTGA
- the hemH gene encoding ferrochelatase, translating into MQKQAHPRQPAGPADAVLLVNLGTPDAPTPAAVRRYLAEFLGDRRVVSLTRWLWYPILYLVVLPFRSPRVAKLYAKVWMDDGSPLAVYTRGLAEAVAKRMPDVQVDWAMRYQKPSLTAAIRRLQSRGARRIVVIPLYPQYSSTTTASVEDVANRVGGDSVRVLHDYHDDPAWVKAVADSIREYRARHGAGERLLFSYHGIPKRLVDQGDPYHRHCRDGTDAIATELGLPEEQAVMTFQSRFGREEWLQPYTDKTVQALAESGVKRIDVVCPGFAADCLETLEEISIENGDIFREHGGEALHYIPCLNDSPAHADVMAGLARRELAAWA; encoded by the coding sequence ATGCAAAAACAAGCTCACCCCCGGCAGCCCGCCGGCCCGGCGGACGCGGTGCTGCTGGTCAACCTGGGGACCCCCGACGCCCCCACCCCGGCGGCAGTGCGCCGCTACCTGGCCGAGTTCCTCGGCGATCGCCGCGTGGTCTCGCTGACCCGCTGGCTGTGGTACCCGATCCTCTACCTCGTGGTGCTGCCGTTCCGCTCGCCGCGGGTGGCGAAGCTCTATGCAAAGGTGTGGATGGACGACGGCTCGCCGCTTGCCGTGTACACGCGCGGCCTGGCCGAGGCGGTCGCCAAGCGCATGCCCGACGTGCAGGTGGACTGGGCGATGCGCTACCAGAAGCCGTCGCTGACGGCCGCCATCCGGCGCCTGCAGTCGCGCGGCGCGCGGCGCATCGTGGTGATCCCGCTGTACCCGCAGTACTCGAGCACCACCACCGCCTCGGTGGAGGACGTGGCCAACCGCGTGGGCGGGGACTCGGTGCGGGTGCTGCACGACTACCACGACGATCCGGCCTGGGTGAAGGCGGTCGCCGACTCCATCCGCGAATACCGTGCCCGGCACGGCGCCGGCGAGCGGCTGCTGTTTTCCTACCACGGCATCCCGAAGCGGCTGGTGGACCAGGGCGATCCGTACCACCGGCACTGCCGCGATGGCACCGATGCGATTGCCACCGAGCTGGGCCTGCCGGAAGAGCAGGCGGTGATGACCTTCCAGTCCCGCTTCGGGCGCGAGGAATGGCTGCAGCCCTATACCGACAAGACCGTGCAGGCCCTGGCCGAATCGGGCGTCAAGCGCATCGACGTGGTATGCCCGGGCTTTGCCGCCGACTGCCTGGAGACGCTGGAGGAGATCTCGATCGAAAACGGCGACATCTTCCGCGAACACGGCGGCGAGGCGCTGCACTACATCCCCTGCCTCAATGATTCCCCGGCGCACGCCGATGTCATGGCGGGGCTGGCCCGCCGCGAGCTCGCGGCCTGGGCCTGA